Proteins encoded within one genomic window of Corynebacterium aurimucosum:
- the ttdA gene encoding L(+)-tartrate dehydratase subunit alpha produces MTTTESEVLRGVPQRATRRAETPSTSTVPVEIEFAPSTKKPSELGHQFSPEVQLLIDRVAKFTDLVSKRLPDDVTERLRQLAEEEDQPMAKMIYKTMQRNQKLALDLDRPSCQDTGQIQIFARVGTEFPYLSELEPAMKEAIGIASETAPLRRNSVETFNEYNPGTNIGTKSPWLYTELISGSDELELDVYLAGGGCSLPGQGKTLMPGEGYEAAMKFILDVMTSYGVNACPPMLIGVGIGTSIDTAGFMSKLALMRPVQSHNQNEVVAELEKNLETAINDLGLGPQGLGGKRSVMGVNIENSARHPSVLSVAVNTGCWSHRRGTIHLDRDLNYRLLTHSGFEL; encoded by the coding sequence ATGACGACCACTGAATCTGAAGTACTGCGCGGTGTTCCACAGCGCGCTACCCGGCGTGCAGAGACTCCGAGCACGTCGACAGTGCCGGTAGAGATTGAGTTCGCTCCGTCCACCAAGAAACCTTCCGAGCTCGGGCACCAGTTCAGCCCTGAAGTTCAGCTTCTGATCGATCGTGTTGCCAAATTCACCGACTTGGTATCGAAGCGTCTTCCAGACGACGTCACTGAGCGTCTTCGCCAGCTGGCAGAGGAAGAAGACCAGCCCATGGCAAAGATGATCTACAAGACCATGCAGCGCAACCAGAAGCTTGCGCTCGACCTGGACCGCCCGTCATGCCAGGACACCGGACAGATCCAAATTTTCGCACGTGTAGGTACCGAGTTCCCGTACCTTTCGGAGCTCGAGCCCGCGATGAAGGAGGCGATTGGTATCGCCTCAGAGACGGCGCCTTTGCGTCGCAACTCTGTTGAAACATTCAACGAGTACAACCCTGGTACCAACATCGGCACCAAGTCCCCGTGGCTCTATACCGAGCTGATATCTGGTTCGGATGAACTTGAGCTCGACGTCTACCTCGCCGGTGGCGGATGTTCTCTACCTGGCCAGGGAAAGACTCTGATGCCAGGCGAGGGCTATGAGGCGGCGATGAAGTTCATTCTGGATGTCATGACGTCCTACGGCGTCAACGCCTGCCCACCAATGCTGATTGGTGTTGGTATTGGAACGTCCATCGATACGGCTGGTTTCATGTCCAAGCTCGCGCTGATGCGCCCGGTGCAGTCCCACAATCAGAACGAGGTTGTCGCCGAGTTGGAGAAGAACCTGGAGACCGCCATTAACGACTTGGGGCTCGGACCACAGGGTCTGGGAGGTAAGCGTTCTGTCATGGGCGTCAACATCGAGAACTCTGCTCGTCACCCGTCCGTCCTTTCGGTCGCCGTCAATACCGGTTGCTGGTCTCACCGCCGTGGCACCATCCATTTGGACCGTGATCTCAACTACCGCCTGCTGACGCACTCCGGCTTCGAGCTTTAA
- a CDS encoding AraC family transcriptional regulator produces the protein MSEFYAEHTPPARSAAWRQYVYDIGSYHYNWHSPIELLTILGGSVEINRASGTRVLSRGDVVLFNSNEGHATMSLEPREGTASAQALLIHLDTSYVASFNRGFIPQFSCCSTDFSGTHLGISELRKLSSQMMLEAQKVDSLSKEVAQESRLAAICAVLYRDFFEGDAPAARSADAERLQEMRRVIEYVDEHYQQKITLRNLADFAGYSPAYFSDLFSSVVGIPVSEYITRVRLAEAVQLLRRTDWPITDVALAAGFPDNKALSLAFRRAFSKTASQYRKQLRSVEKTGVNVAAVDERFHEYFVSTTDSFVRDTLSEFAGESAEGRVAAEREQLQSLLAEVSQQAENLADTVRNGMTR, from the coding sequence ATGTCCGAGTTCTATGCTGAACATACCCCACCTGCTCGCTCTGCAGCTTGGCGTCAGTACGTCTACGACATCGGTTCATACCACTACAATTGGCATTCGCCCATCGAGCTTCTCACTATCCTTGGCGGAAGCGTTGAAATTAACCGAGCCTCGGGAACCCGGGTACTCTCTCGCGGAGATGTCGTCCTATTCAATTCCAACGAAGGACACGCCACGATGTCTCTGGAGCCTCGCGAAGGAACAGCCAGCGCGCAGGCGCTTTTAATTCATCTCGACACCTCCTACGTAGCCAGCTTCAATCGCGGCTTCATCCCCCAATTTTCTTGTTGTTCCACTGATTTTTCGGGCACTCACCTGGGGATTAGTGAACTACGGAAGCTGTCGTCGCAGATGATGTTAGAGGCGCAGAAGGTCGATTCTCTAAGCAAAGAGGTTGCGCAAGAATCGCGTTTAGCAGCCATATGTGCAGTTCTTTATCGGGACTTTTTTGAAGGTGACGCGCCAGCAGCACGATCGGCTGATGCAGAGCGACTCCAGGAAATGCGGCGAGTGATTGAATACGTGGATGAGCATTATCAACAGAAGATAACGCTGCGAAACCTTGCTGACTTCGCCGGCTATTCACCGGCCTATTTCTCAGATCTCTTTAGCTCCGTTGTAGGGATTCCAGTTAGTGAGTACATCACGAGGGTGCGGTTAGCCGAAGCCGTACAGCTTTTACGCCGGACCGATTGGCCCATTACTGACGTTGCTTTGGCCGCAGGATTTCCAGATAACAAGGCACTCAGCTTGGCTTTTAGAAGAGCGTTTAGCAAAACGGCGAGCCAGTACCGAAAGCAGCTGCGTTCGGTAGAAAAGACTGGTGTCAATGTGGCAGCGGTGGATGAACGATTTCACGAATATTTTGTGAGCACCACCGATTCCTTTGTTCGCGATACTCTTTCCGAGTTCGCGGGTGAAAGCGCAGAAGGGCGTGTGGCAGCTGAACGCGAGCAGCTCCAGTCTCTGCTTGCAGAAGTGTCACAACAGGCCGAAAATCTGGCAGACACGGTGCGGAACGGGATGACGCGGTAG
- the fbaA gene encoding class II fructose-bisphosphate aldolase: MPIATPEVYNQMLDTAKKGGFAFPAINCTSSETINAALRGFAEAESDGIIQFSTGGAEFGSGLSVKNKVAGAKALAAFAHEAAQHYGINVALHTDHCQKEVLDEYVRPLIAFSQERVDRGELPLFQSHMWDGSAIPIDENLVIAQELLEKAHNANIILEVEIGVVGGEEDGIEAKAGANLYTSPEDFEKTVDALGTGEKGRYLLAATFGNVHGVYKPGNVKLRPEVLDEGQKVAVKKLGLEEGSQPFDFVFHGGSGSEKEKIEEALRYGVIKMNVDTDTQYAFTNPVARHMFANYDGVFKIDGEVGNKKVYDPRSYLKKAEQGMADRVVEACQDLHSVGKTVSK; encoded by the coding sequence ATGCCTATTGCAACCCCTGAGGTTTATAACCAGATGCTGGATACCGCCAAGAAGGGCGGCTTCGCATTCCCGGCAATCAACTGCACCTCCTCCGAAACCATCAACGCCGCTCTCCGCGGCTTCGCCGAGGCTGAGTCCGACGGCATCATCCAGTTCTCCACCGGCGGCGCGGAGTTCGGTTCCGGCCTGTCCGTGAAGAACAAGGTTGCCGGCGCCAAGGCACTGGCTGCCTTCGCTCACGAGGCTGCACAGCACTACGGCATTAACGTTGCGCTGCACACTGACCACTGCCAGAAGGAAGTTCTGGATGAGTACGTGCGCCCGCTGATCGCCTTCTCCCAGGAGCGCGTTGACCGCGGCGAGCTGCCGCTCTTCCAGTCCCACATGTGGGATGGCTCCGCTATCCCGATCGATGAGAACCTCGTGATCGCTCAGGAGCTCCTCGAGAAGGCCCACAACGCCAACATCATCCTTGAGGTTGAGATCGGCGTCGTCGGCGGCGAAGAGGACGGCATTGAGGCCAAGGCCGGCGCTAACCTCTACACCTCCCCGGAGGACTTTGAGAAGACCGTCGACGCCCTCGGTACCGGTGAGAAGGGTCGCTACCTGCTGGCCGCTACCTTCGGTAACGTCCACGGCGTGTACAAGCCGGGCAACGTGAAGCTGCGCCCGGAGGTCCTCGACGAGGGCCAGAAGGTTGCTGTCAAGAAGCTCGGCCTGGAGGAAGGCTCCCAGCCCTTCGACTTCGTCTTCCACGGCGGCTCCGGCTCCGAGAAGGAGAAGATCGAGGAGGCCCTGCGCTACGGCGTCATCAAGATGAACGTTGACACCGATACCCAGTACGCCTTCACCAACCCGGTTGCACGCCACATGTTCGCTAACTACGACGGCGTCTTCAAGATCGACGGCGAGGTAGGCAACAAGAAGGTCTACGACCCGCGCTCCTACCTCAAGAAGGCTGAGCAGGGCATGGCTGACCGCGTGGTTGAGGCCTGCCAGGACCTGCACTCCGTGGGCAAGACCGTTTCTAAGTAG
- a CDS encoding glycoside hydrolase family 76 protein: MLEKWSHRADLAETAINERHAQAVWGLPRTNLAVVSWPPTTKESLFVHWHYWWQAHYLDCLVDAALRKNTKARRARIADTIRGIHVRNLRALTKNRYYDDKAWLALAIARAGELKKQRPYKKLGTLQHNIRDGIDTQVGVLPWREGETFLNVPSNGPGAIMLARMGRVDEARHIVDWIYDHLIDDDGFVMDGIRMRMDGQEIVRNIHPYCQGVVLGACLEIVLALREKTGLRSVEDIDSVHEAELAADMMDYTTRIRGLVQAVATGMATYTGVIDWQTGDGDGGLFKGILARYLADVAVRLPGDSPANRATKKLAARLVTASAESVWEHRLEVDGLPIFGSDWTADAKLPHNYGFGPSSLSQKMGIIRVAERDLSVQLSGWMLLEACTRIVKYKSESKK; encoded by the coding sequence GTGTTAGAGAAATGGTCCCACCGCGCCGACCTTGCGGAAACAGCCATCAATGAGCGCCACGCGCAGGCCGTGTGGGGCTTGCCCCGTACCAACCTTGCCGTGGTGAGTTGGCCACCCACCACCAAGGAATCACTCTTTGTGCATTGGCATTATTGGTGGCAGGCGCATTATCTGGACTGTCTCGTTGATGCGGCCCTGCGCAAAAACACCAAAGCCCGCCGCGCGCGCATCGCTGACACCATCCGCGGCATCCATGTGCGCAATCTCCGTGCGCTGACGAAGAACCGCTACTACGACGACAAAGCATGGCTCGCCCTAGCCATCGCCCGGGCCGGTGAGCTCAAGAAGCAGCGCCCCTACAAGAAGTTGGGCACCCTGCAGCACAACATCCGCGATGGCATCGACACCCAGGTCGGCGTGCTGCCCTGGCGCGAAGGCGAGACCTTCCTCAACGTCCCCTCGAACGGGCCGGGCGCCATCATGCTGGCCCGCATGGGGCGCGTGGACGAGGCCCGCCACATCGTGGACTGGATCTACGATCACTTGATTGACGACGATGGCTTCGTCATGGACGGCATCCGCATGCGTATGGATGGGCAGGAGATCGTCCGCAACATCCACCCCTACTGCCAAGGCGTGGTGCTCGGTGCCTGCTTGGAAATCGTGCTGGCGCTGCGGGAGAAGACCGGCCTGCGCTCCGTGGAGGATATCGACTCTGTCCACGAGGCCGAACTCGCCGCAGACATGATGGACTACACCACCCGCATCCGCGGCCTGGTCCAAGCGGTGGCCACGGGCATGGCGACGTACACGGGCGTCATCGATTGGCAGACTGGCGACGGCGACGGCGGCCTCTTCAAGGGCATCCTTGCTCGCTACCTGGCGGACGTAGCGGTGCGCCTGCCGGGCGATTCCCCGGCCAACCGCGCAACCAAGAAGCTGGCCGCTCGCCTCGTGACGGCCTCGGCGGAATCCGTGTGGGAACACCGCCTAGAGGTAGACGGCTTGCCCATCTTCGGTTCCGATTGGACCGCGGATGCGAAGCTTCCCCATAACTACGGTTTCGGCCCCTCGTCATTGAGCCAGAAGATGGGCATTATCCGCGTGGCTGAGCGCGATTTGTCCGTTCAGTTGTCCGGTTGGATGTTGTTGGAGGCCTGTACCCGGATTGTGAAGTACAAGTCAGAATCCAAGAAATAG
- a CDS encoding TrmH family RNA methyltransferase: MTLPKPEEEAAAKGPTEWNEGRHGVGPWEGPLPEGPEAEKYDPELLAEGDRRNVVDAYRYWTREAIREDIDKRRHALHIAIENFENDSNIGTVVRTANAFAVDTVHIVGRRRWNRRGAMVTDRYQHLMHHADVTELMAWAADQELTVVAIDNTPGCVPLETAELPERCLLLFGQEGPGVSPEAQDAAVMTCSIAQFGSTRSINAGVAAGIAMHAWIRQHADLSKAW; the protein is encoded by the coding sequence TTGACCTTGCCTAAGCCCGAGGAAGAGGCGGCAGCCAAAGGCCCCACCGAGTGGAACGAGGGCCGCCACGGTGTTGGCCCGTGGGAAGGCCCGCTGCCCGAAGGCCCCGAAGCGGAGAAATACGATCCCGAACTGCTCGCGGAGGGGGATCGCCGCAATGTCGTCGATGCCTACCGTTACTGGACACGCGAGGCGATCCGGGAGGATATCGATAAGCGCCGGCATGCGCTGCACATCGCCATCGAGAACTTCGAAAACGATTCCAACATCGGCACCGTGGTGCGCACTGCCAACGCCTTTGCCGTCGACACCGTCCACATTGTGGGACGCCGCCGCTGGAACCGGCGCGGCGCCATGGTCACCGACAGGTACCAGCACCTCATGCACCACGCGGATGTTACTGAGCTGATGGCCTGGGCGGCGGACCAGGAACTGACCGTCGTGGCCATCGATAACACCCCCGGGTGTGTCCCCCTAGAAACCGCTGAGCTGCCTGAGCGCTGTCTGCTCCTCTTCGGACAGGAAGGCCCAGGCGTCAGCCCGGAAGCCCAGGACGCAGCAGTAATGACCTGCTCAATCGCGCAATTTGGTTCTACTCGCTCCATCAACGCGGGCGTGGCCGCAGGCATTGCCATGCATGCATGGATTCGGCAGCACGCCGATTTATCAAAAGCTTGGTGA
- the pyrE gene encoding orotate phosphoribosyltransferase, whose translation MSLDQQKKQRLAELVKELAVVHGKVTLSSGKEADYYVDLRRATLQHEASRLIGSLLRELTADWDYAAAGGLTMGADPVALSIMHADGRDIDAFVVRKEAKKHGMQRQIEGFNVEGQKVLVVEDTTTTGNSPLTAVKALRKAGAEVVGVATVVDRNTDAGAAIAAEGLEYRYLLGLEDLDLA comes from the coding sequence ATGAGCCTGGATCAGCAGAAGAAGCAACGCCTAGCAGAACTGGTGAAGGAGCTGGCCGTCGTCCACGGCAAGGTCACGCTGTCCTCTGGCAAGGAGGCTGACTACTACGTGGACTTGCGCCGCGCCACCCTGCAGCACGAGGCCTCGCGTCTTATCGGCTCGCTGCTGCGTGAGCTCACCGCTGACTGGGATTATGCTGCCGCCGGTGGCCTGACCATGGGCGCGGACCCGGTCGCGCTGTCCATCATGCATGCCGATGGCCGCGATATCGACGCCTTCGTTGTTCGCAAGGAAGCCAAGAAGCACGGCATGCAGCGTCAGATTGAGGGCTTCAACGTCGAGGGCCAGAAGGTGCTCGTTGTCGAGGACACCACCACGACCGGCAACTCGCCGCTGACCGCCGTGAAGGCTCTTCGTAAGGCAGGCGCCGAGGTCGTCGGAGTGGCCACCGTGGTGGACCGCAACACCGATGCCGGCGCAGCCATTGCCGCCGAGGGCCTGGAATACCGCTACCTGCTGGGCCTTGAGGATCTTGACCTTGCCTAA
- a CDS encoding sulfurtransferase, protein MSILISPHELSEKIYRGDKTTILASLWAPGEGEAFNQFSSLHIPTAQYADAASAFVGLPGSKVGRNPLPQTEKIQEWIDLWGLEEDSEVVVYDEGRGLFAGRAWWTLRWAGIRNVRILDGGLSNWRAQSLPTLTGPGNLGMPSDFEVTTGSMPTATIDEVKEHKGLLLDVRTRNRFAGRRENLDLKAGHIPGAVNLPERLFHTQDVTVWKSKEEILEILEQHGVTKENVDGAIIYSGSGNHSALTIAVLEHVGFTGLRHFVGGWSQWSANPKNPVERGDREHV, encoded by the coding sequence ATGAGCATTTTGATCTCCCCTCACGAGTTGAGTGAGAAGATTTACCGCGGTGATAAGACGACCATCCTCGCTTCCCTCTGGGCACCAGGGGAAGGCGAGGCCTTCAATCAGTTTTCCTCCCTCCACATTCCGACTGCCCAGTACGCCGACGCCGCTTCAGCCTTCGTGGGCCTGCCCGGCTCCAAGGTAGGGCGCAACCCACTCCCGCAGACCGAGAAGATTCAAGAGTGGATCGACCTCTGGGGTCTAGAGGAGGACAGCGAAGTCGTTGTCTACGACGAAGGCCGCGGACTCTTCGCTGGCCGTGCGTGGTGGACCCTGCGCTGGGCCGGCATCCGCAACGTCCGCATCCTCGACGGCGGCCTGTCCAACTGGCGTGCCCAGTCCCTGCCCACCCTTACCGGCCCGGGTAACTTGGGCATGCCCTCGGACTTTGAAGTGACCACGGGGTCGATGCCCACGGCCACCATCGATGAGGTCAAGGAGCATAAGGGCCTGCTTCTCGACGTTCGCACGCGCAACCGCTTCGCCGGCCGCCGCGAGAACCTCGACCTGAAGGCCGGCCACATCCCGGGTGCAGTCAACCTTCCGGAGCGCCTCTTCCACACACAGGACGTCACCGTGTGGAAGTCCAAAGAAGAAATCCTCGAAATCCTTGAGCAGCACGGTGTGACCAAGGAGAACGTGGACGGCGCCATCATCTACTCCGGATCCGGTAACCACTCCGCGCTTACCATCGCCGTGCTGGAACACGTGGGCTTTACCGGCTTGCGCCACTTCGTGGGCGGATGGTCGCAGTGGTCAGCCAACCCGAAGAATCCGGTGGAGCGTGGCGACCGCGAGCACGTCTAG
- the clpB gene encoding ATP-dependent chaperone ClpB, whose translation MSSFNPTTKTQEALQQALQTASANGNPDIRPAHLLAAILEQQDGIAAPVLKATGVDPDTVLKEARQLIDALPKAEGANMANPNFNRDALNVLTRAQELAGELGDEYVSTEVLLAAIAGSKTDAAELLTSRGATYDALKGAFPSVRGAARVTSENPEEQFQALEKYATDLTARAREGKIDPVIGRDQEIRRVVQVLSRRTKNNPVLIGEPGVGKTAIVEGLARRIVAGDVPESLKGKTLLSLDLGSMVAGAKYRGEFEERLKAVLDEIKASDGQIITFIDELHTIVGAGATGEGSMDAGNMIKPMLARGELRLVGATTLDEYRKYIEKDAALERRFQQVYAAEPSVEDTIGILRGLKERYEVHHGVRIQDSALVSAAELSHRYITNRFLPDKAIDLVDEAGSRLRMEIDSSPQEIDELERIVRRLEIEELALKKESDAASKDRLTALQQELADEREKLGELKARWANEKKAIDDVQTIKEQLEDLRRQAEIAERDGDLALASEINYGKMPPLEKDLAAAEEKAQQQHNTMLSEEVTPDTIAEVVSAWTGIPAGKMLQGETEKLLNMESVLGQRVVGQKEAVTAVSDAVRRARAGVADPNRPTGSFLFLGPTGVGKTELAKALADFLFDDESAMVRIDMSEFGEKHSVARLVGAPPGYVGYDAGGQLTEAVRRRPYTLVLFDEVEKAHPDVFDVLLQVLDEGRLTDGQGRTVDFRNTVIILTSNLGAGGTKEEVMEAVKRSFKPEFINRLDDVVMFEPLTSDLLSGIVDIQLKGLAERLSGRRLTLQVSDAAKLWLAERGYDPAYGARPLRRLIQQAIGDQLAKKLLAGDIVDGDTVHVDVADGGERLELAARTA comes from the coding sequence ATGAGTTCTTTTAACCCCACCACTAAAACTCAGGAGGCCCTGCAGCAAGCACTGCAGACGGCCTCCGCCAACGGTAACCCGGACATCCGCCCGGCACACCTCTTAGCAGCCATCCTCGAGCAGCAGGACGGCATTGCCGCCCCGGTGCTCAAGGCCACCGGCGTGGACCCAGATACGGTGCTGAAGGAGGCGCGCCAGCTTATCGACGCCCTCCCCAAGGCCGAGGGTGCCAACATGGCGAACCCGAACTTTAACCGCGACGCCCTCAACGTCCTCACCCGCGCCCAGGAGCTGGCCGGCGAGCTTGGTGATGAGTACGTCTCCACCGAGGTTTTGCTTGCAGCTATTGCGGGCTCGAAGACGGATGCCGCGGAGCTGCTGACCTCCCGGGGTGCCACTTACGACGCGCTCAAGGGCGCTTTCCCCTCCGTGCGTGGTGCAGCCAGGGTGACCTCGGAGAACCCCGAGGAGCAGTTCCAGGCTCTGGAGAAGTACGCCACGGACCTCACCGCCCGTGCCCGCGAGGGCAAGATTGACCCGGTAATCGGCCGCGATCAGGAGATCCGCCGCGTGGTCCAGGTTCTTAGCCGCCGCACGAAGAATAACCCGGTGCTCATCGGTGAGCCCGGCGTGGGTAAGACCGCCATCGTGGAGGGCTTGGCCCGCCGCATCGTGGCGGGTGACGTACCGGAATCCCTCAAGGGCAAGACGCTGCTGAGCCTGGATCTCGGTTCCATGGTCGCCGGCGCGAAGTACCGCGGCGAGTTCGAGGAGCGCCTCAAGGCCGTGCTCGATGAGATTAAGGCTTCCGATGGACAGATCATCACCTTCATCGATGAGCTGCACACCATCGTCGGCGCTGGCGCCACCGGTGAAGGTTCCATGGATGCCGGCAACATGATTAAGCCCATGCTGGCCCGCGGCGAGCTCCGCCTGGTCGGTGCTACCACCCTCGATGAATACCGCAAGTACATCGAGAAGGACGCCGCCCTGGAGCGCCGCTTCCAGCAGGTCTACGCCGCTGAGCCCTCCGTGGAGGACACCATCGGTATCCTCCGTGGCCTCAAGGAGCGCTACGAGGTGCACCACGGTGTGCGTATCCAGGACTCGGCCTTGGTCTCTGCCGCTGAGCTCTCGCACCGTTACATCACCAACCGCTTCCTGCCGGATAAGGCCATCGACTTGGTCGATGAGGCAGGCTCTCGCCTGCGCATGGAGATTGACTCCTCCCCGCAGGAGATTGATGAGCTGGAGCGCATCGTGCGCCGCCTCGAGATTGAGGAGTTGGCTCTGAAGAAGGAATCGGACGCCGCCTCGAAGGACCGCTTGACTGCCCTTCAGCAGGAGCTGGCTGATGAGCGCGAGAAGCTCGGTGAACTCAAGGCCCGCTGGGCCAATGAGAAGAAGGCCATCGATGATGTGCAGACCATCAAGGAACAACTGGAGGACCTGCGCCGCCAGGCAGAGATTGCGGAGCGCGATGGTGACCTAGCACTGGCCTCCGAGATCAACTACGGCAAGATGCCGCCGCTGGAGAAGGACCTGGCTGCCGCCGAGGAGAAGGCTCAGCAGCAGCACAACACCATGCTCAGCGAGGAGGTCACTCCGGATACCATCGCGGAGGTTGTCTCCGCTTGGACCGGCATCCCAGCCGGCAAGATGCTGCAGGGAGAGACCGAGAAGCTGCTCAACATGGAGTCCGTGCTGGGGCAGCGCGTGGTGGGCCAGAAGGAGGCCGTCACCGCGGTCTCCGACGCTGTGCGCCGCGCCCGCGCCGGTGTGGCTGACCCGAACCGCCCAACCGGCTCCTTCCTCTTCCTCGGCCCGACGGGCGTGGGTAAGACGGAGCTGGCGAAGGCTTTGGCGGACTTCCTCTTTGACGATGAATCCGCCATGGTTCGCATCGATATGTCCGAGTTCGGTGAGAAACACTCCGTCGCTCGCCTCGTCGGTGCCCCTCCGGGATACGTGGGCTATGACGCCGGTGGCCAGCTCACGGAGGCGGTGCGTCGCCGTCCGTACACGCTGGTGCTTTTCGACGAAGTCGAGAAGGCCCACCCGGATGTCTTCGACGTGCTGCTCCAGGTGCTCGATGAAGGCCGCCTGACCGATGGCCAGGGCCGCACCGTGGACTTCCGCAACACGGTCATCATCCTGACCTCGAACCTGGGTGCCGGCGGCACCAAGGAGGAGGTCATGGAGGCAGTCAAGCGCAGCTTCAAACCGGAGTTCATCAACCGTCTTGATGATGTGGTGATGTTTGAGCCGCTGACCTCGGATCTGCTCTCCGGCATCGTGGACATCCAGCTCAAGGGCTTGGCCGAGCGCCTGTCCGGCCGCCGCCTGACGCTGCAGGTCTCCGACGCGGCCAAGCTGTGGTTGGCCGAGCGCGGTTATGACCCGGCCTATGGTGCCCGCCCGTTGCGCCGCCTGATCCAGCAGGCCATCGGTGACCAGCTGGCCAAGAAGCTCCTGGCCGGTGACATCGTGGACGGCGATACCGTGCACGTTGACGTCGCCGACGGTGGCGAGCGCCTGGAGCTAGCTGCCCGCACCGCCTAA